One Littorina saxatilis isolate snail1 linkage group LG1, US_GU_Lsax_2.0, whole genome shotgun sequence genomic window carries:
- the LOC138948313 gene encoding proline-rich protein PRCC-like — protein sequence MSLVAYGASDESETSDVEDPEVSRAIKSTHDNEERAFADDGIISDEDDYVPTLSSQDAASSSTKTTTRFQSLHAPTTLSDLPAPKAVASTSSQGNIQETGEDELEEEVKPKQSQVADAPKPPPKKSKQPTRIVIPALNQADSDEEEENSKKKSRKAAATPGKGSGLFALLPPPSNETRKQTNRPLVPYTLTKRPAPGKPNKSAGKPTPSSATSLKTAQADPLPSQKHQSAFNALTGYESDSDEEEGGAIAGGDLNFFSLGGDEAGGVPTSSAVNNSTPSSEIRISDSGDSSEKTVVQSSSSSLSSRPDQAPVTISDSPVSSSTSVSLSAGGDSLAAETSPPKDINEDSGSNDENEVSSTVGMPQMDQDAPLTFSSSVGGRVWSAAPLVSAMVPEMYAASSSTNSSAHYWQQQQHYAQALSADTDQDTVQDMESEPGSSGGGNIQEFMEDEQFLRMSGKRKRRQESIQIIDAAVDDYVDPSDLMKGISEEQSYQPHRKKDNMPSTQQRRKKQITYLAFQAKERELELKQAWSQSRTTKNQTRSKYGF from the exons ATGTCGCTTGTTGCGTATGGTGCCAGCGACGAGAGTGAAACTAGCGACGTAGAAGATCCAGAGGTTTCACGGGCAATAAAATCTACCCACGACAATGAAGAGCGTGCATTTGCAGACGACGGGATAATCAGTGATGAAGACGATTACGTTCCGACTTTAAGCAGCCAAGATGCTGCTAGTTCTTCCACTAAAACGACCACCAGGTTCCAGTCCCTTCATGCTCCAACGACGTTAAGCG ATTTACCAGCACCAAAAGCAGTGGCTTCAACCTCATCGCAGGGTAATATTCAAGAGACTGGAGAGGATGAACTAGAAGAAGAGGTCAAGCCCAAACAATCACAGGTCGCAGATGCCCCTAAACCACCACCAAAGAAAAGCAAGCAGCCAACTAGGATTGTTATCCCTGCTCTGAATCAGGCG GATTCAGATGAAGAAGAGGAGAACAGCAAGAAGAAATCCAGGAAAGCTGCGGCTACCCCT GGCAAAGGCAGTGGTTTGTTCGCTCTCCTCCCTCCTCCATCAAACGAAACGAGAAAGCAGACCAACCGTCCGCTGGTACCGTACACGCTGACGAAAAGACCAGCACCCGGCAAACCAAATAAGTCGGCCGGCAAACCCACCCCATCCTCAGCCACCTCCTTAAAAACGGCTCAAGCAGATCCCCTTCCTTCCCAGAAACACCAGAGTGCCTTCAACGCACTGACGGGCTACGAGAGTGATAGTGACGAGGAGGAGGGTGGAGCAATTGCTGGCGGTGATTTGAACTTCTTTTCATTAGGTGGTGATGAAGCTGGAGGGGTACCCACCTCTTCAGCGGTGAATAACTCTACCCCTTCGAGTGAAATCAGGATTTCAGATAGTGGTGATAGCAGTGAAAAGACTGTGGTTCAGTCTTCTTCGTCGTCATTGTCTTCAAGGCCAGACCAGGCCCCTGTGACTATTTCAGACTCTCCTGTTTCTTCGTCAACTAGTGTGTCATTATCAGCGGGAGGGGACTCACTGGCAGCCGAAACCTCTCCACCCAAGGATATCAATGAGGACAGTGGGAGCAATGATGAGAACGAGGTGTCCAGCACTGTAGGAATGCCTCAGATGGACCAGGACGCTCCTCTGACCTTCAGCAGCTCGGTTGGAGGTCGCGTGTGGTCAGCGGCTCCCCTGGTTTCAGCCATGGTGCCGGAGATGTACGCAGCTTCCTCTAGCACCAACAGCAGCGCACACTActggcagcagcagcaacactATGCACAGGCCCTTTCTGCTGACACAGATCAG GACACGGTGCAGGACATGGAATCTGAACCAGGCAGTAGTGGAGGCGGAAATATTCAGGAGTTTATGGAAGACGAGCAG TTCCTGCGAATGAGTGGCAAGCGAAAACGAAGGCAGGAGAGCATCCAGATCATCGACGCCGCTGTGGACGACTACGTTGACCCCAGCGACCTGATGAAGGGCATCTCAGAGGAACAGTCGTACCAGCCCCACCGCAAGAAGGATAACATGCCGTCCACACAGCAGAGGAGAAAGAAGCAGATCACGTACCTGGCTTTTCAG GCCAAGGAAAGAGAGTTGGAACTCAAGCAGGCATGGTCACAGAGCAGAACCACCAAGAACCAGACACGGTCCAAATATGGCTTCTGA